The following is a genomic window from Phaseolus vulgaris cultivar G19833 chromosome 6, P. vulgaris v2.0, whole genome shotgun sequence.
cTTTGTTAAATGCACAAAAAACATACCAAATCTCCTTTGAATATATTGTTCAAGTAAATATTCTTCAAATATCTCTCGCAATAaggtttatttaattttaataaatgagCAAATTTGAATGGTGTTTGGAAACAAAATATTTGGAAGAGAACAAGAATGAGATCTGGAACTGATTGGGAAAAAAATATCTACTTGATAATTCGAAAAAGAGAAAGGAAACATTTGATAGTTATAAAACAAAATCCTAAGGCAAATTCTCATTTCGATTTTGTGCAacgaaaagaaaattataaaagtgaCTTATGGGGAAGAACATGGCATCACGTTTCATAGCATTTCATGGTCGAATGGCAATTTTAgacttagttttatttttcttttaattatttccTCTTCATGGAAGGATAAACCTTCTCAGTTGATTCCCTTGTAATTCCACATTGAGTTCCAAGGTTCtgatcaataaaagttttgtttattcaattctctatagcagtctATTTTAACCTTCTGATCTTTTTGAAATTTGGTTTTGTAAAAGGTTGTTCTCAAACACAAGTTGAGGGTTCAATTCTTTTCTCTAATTTAGATTTCTTGGTTAGTTCACATTGCACTAATTAATCTCTtaggcgcatgattcaagagataaaagaaaaacatctCATAAGTAGACACATGGATACAATTAGGGTATTTAATACATGAGTAGATGCATGTTTTGCTTATAAGATTTGATTGAATTGGATTAATGCATGTTTAATTTAGTTTAACCTTGTGTGAGAATTGAAGGATGGTAATCTTTTGataacctgtgaagaattcattgGTGGGAGAACTTGGGAATCACATGTTTTTCATTCATCTTACAACATCTATTATATTTTCTTGCTAAACAAACATAACCCCCTTTACTTTAGTGTTATTGTTAACTTGTGTTGTTTGGAGATAGATTTTGAATTCAGTTCACTGGATTCACTATTGGATTTGTTGGCAGGTGACTTGGGGTTATCTAATCACTTTTATACTATCATCTATTGGTGGTAGACGGTTTAACACTATTGTTAAAAGGTCTCTGCATTGGAACtaaattttgtttcaatttgATCGCAAAATAATTGTTACCACCCTCTTAACTTCTTTAGTCCTCTCATGAGTCACCTTTAGGACATACCACATTTCCTTTGCAAATTTACAAATGAATATCCTGTAAAATTCATCCAAAGTCAAGGTCGATGCTATGATGTTCCTTGCCTTTACATCATATTGTGCTCTTCTTGTTTCATTTGTTATAGAAAATCTTTTTCATCATGCATGTTGTTAATAAAATCATGGAAAAAAAGGGTCATTCACAGCAACATCCCATATTCTTCCATCAACAGATTCCAAGAAAAAAAACCATTataaatttccaaaaaaaaaataaaatttctccATAAAATAATGGAGTCCTATTTATAGCAACACCTTCcataaagaattattttataaattcatttGAAAATGCAATAtctttgttttaattaaatttaaaaaaccatCTCTGAAGCcaattgttataaaaaaaaaaagaatggttAAATTAAACCAAGAGAATGGGTGTGAATTGGTTATATAAAAAAGTTTCTGAAAACTTTCACCTTTTTAGTATTCTTTTCAAAACCTTGAAGACTGAAAATTAGGATGCACCTTTAATCAAAATCTAAATTGATACAAGGAGTGCAACAATATCatgaaaagagaaaacaagaaataaagtaaacaagaatttatattggttcagaTCCTATTGATGCTACTCCAAACTCAACAATTTAACTTGAGAATTGTTGGTTCAACTAACTTCTAAAAAGTTTACAATAATAAACTCTTGAACCACTTCAAGAGGTTATGCAACATACTTGATATTAAGAGGAAATACAACCTTGTCAACTCTCAGGATCTATAGTTTTATTAAATCCTAATCACCAAGATTACAAACCTGGAAAACCaatccaaaaacaaaaacaaagtacaaataataaaatataactacGCAACAGAAGCAACTCATAAAACCAACACTTGATCATATTCTTTCTTGAATTCTTTAAGTGCGCAAATGAgtgtgaaaattttaaaaaattgtttgattacTTGGAAGTCTTATCCTTAAAGTTCATGATTCAAATGTGATACAGGACCACCTGAGAAGCTACATATTGGACCTCTCATCATAGCAATGACCAGAAGaatgaaagaagaagaagagcatCAGAAGATTCTCCTTTCATGGAGAATAATATATTAATCTTCATGTTCTACAAAATTATCAACCATGTAAATATTGtaagaatgtatgactttaaactagaggggggtgaatggtttaaaggggattttcgcaaaccttttagtctagaatgaaattcctttgagaaaacctgatttagaatctaattagccaaaaacacaaagcaaaataATACAACaccaggaaaacaatcggttgtttataccagttgaaAAATATACacactgaaattaaagagtttaaggaagagagagattgcacacacaatttatactggttcactcttaaaccaagagttacatccagttttcccagaaaccactgaggaatccactaagtaaccaaacctagattacttacacacaccaccaaagaagtgaccttgatcccctcaagaaacacacttcctttggctcagcacatacaccaccaagaatgttgatcttgacaacctcaagagcacacaacacttcttggcctatcacaccacagtttacacaaagtacaaaaggattacacttgttacagaatgaactgaaatcaatacaaatcctattccactctctcttgatcaaagcaagctcaaagcaatctttaactcctgaaagcaaaatcagtgaaaaactcaaatatgtttttctatgattaaatctcagttcttgtttgttacaaaagatgaacaaaatCTTTATAGCTTTtaaagaatggtcaaagcatttaaaacaggagtgCATTTagttacaaaatcatttaaagctcagtcaacacacaaaacagttttctgttatgatttgaaaacaaacaatcggttgaatgtgtgaatcaattgattgttttagtttgacagcaagtcaaccaccaaaaacagttttcaacctttttcaaaacacctaagagtaaaacaatcggttgtttcgacaaaacaacaggttgtttttcacttagtttgaaaaacactttagctttggattcaatcaaaagTGGATTTTACaaagataatctaccccagatcctattctaaagcacctcagcaacaacaagcacatccaaccttccatcaaactcaaaagatttggattcttcaaagcttgaacacacttgattcgaCAATATACTTTGTATAAAGTAGCATAGGATCGCAAGGTAGGGTTTAGAAGAAGCTTGGGTGACAAGCAACCTTCTAACCCTAACTTGTCATGCAATTTAGAGTTTTAATAGCTTGCTATGCAAGTTTTCTAACCCTATTAATATTGCTCCTCCTTTATATAATTCAGATTTTGATATACTTTAAGTAATGAATTTCTGTTAACATTCATATTCATCTACTCTCTTTGAATTCTCCTCTAAGATAACTTATCTTAGCAAGCAacattttttaatgcatttaaTCAATTACTATTCCATTTAATTGATTATTCtttgtaaatcaattaattatcaaataatTGATTATACCAATTCTTAATTAATTATTGGAACATGGTTAATCTATTATCTAAAGaccataatcaattattatctttcaaaatatttattcatttattgcAAGAACGTGTTTAATCGATTATCTCAAGATAATAATCAATTGTTATCTTGAAAACTTGGAAACACTTAACatggtttttttttgttttaatatgttaacaaatacaataaatgattaaaatattctAACCCTCACCAAAACCAATTTAATCTATTATTTAACCATGTAAttgattattataattttaaaatatttttaaaactattttacattattatgattttaaaatatttttaaaattattttaactcaTTTTAGTTTGGTTATGTGTTGATCTTACAAGTACCTTTGGTGAGACATTCATAAACAAATACAAAGAAAGTTTAAACACCTCtatatcatcatcatcttttttcttcttgaatatttattatcaaaatATCATATCTTGAAGTTTGAATGTCTTCAAGAccaatatttttgaattctaaTTTATGCTTTGGAATTATTTTTAAACGCTTGTTGATaatgcaatttttttctttagttgaaATTCTTGTTTAGTTTGTTTGATTATAAATAGTCTTTTGTTTACTTAATTCGAGAGGTAAAGCATTGAATATCTCACATGTATACGCTTGGATGCAGGTGAGGAATTTAACAAGTTGATTAACACATGTTCGACTATTACAATTCTGTTTGGAAATTggattaataataaatataggaCAACTGATGAAGAATTGAATGATGAATAAACTAGAGAATCAATATGATTTTTAATCGTTTTATTCCCATTCTTTTAAATTGATTCcttaaacaaaaacaactcatccTTAATTTActaatactacaagaaaatcattaaataacaatgacatttagaaacaaaaaataattagtcactataatgactaaattagatactagtttagaaactaaaaaattattggtatcaaAAGTGGTTCTGttattaatacaaaattataatatggtttctaaattggtatctaaattagttaccaaggttttagctactaatattttagattctaaattagtctctaaaagactaatagagattaatttagaatataaagtagttagtaactaaaaccttggtagttaatggttagatatcaatttagtaattactttacaattttttttattaataatagaaactatggTATATACCAATAATGTTTTTAGTTTATAACATGGTCTCTAAtgtagtcaatatagtaactaattattttggtatttaaaattagtttctatttaattattttcttgtagtgtgatcTTTCTAATTCATGCTTTCTGCAGACGTTATTTGAAATCTGTtttattaaaatcataattGAATTTGTTGAGAGAGGACTTTGGGTTAACTAGCCCTAAATATACTTTCTTTTTGTTCACTCTTCATGTAGCAAACGATTTAGACTATGCATCAAACAATCTAAGACCTTGCATTATAAGGTctataatttaaactttttcaTTTGCTTGAGTACGAGATCACACATATGAATATGGCCACACATTCCTTGGGGGTATCATCAACCATTTTTCCGCTTCTGGATTAACATCCCTTATTAAGTTGTACTAATAGTAGTAGTTGAATTAGAGCTTAGTCATTACGTATGAAGATGAAACAACTAAAAAGTTAGAAAAATGGAACATATAATGTGAAAAGGACCatatttgcaaaaaaaaatagtaattcaATTTTTAAGTGCTTCATGAAGTTCTATGCAATGTGTTAAATCACAACAAAGGTGATTGGGAGTATGTTGTTTCTCCCATCTTATGCAATGACCACAACTAGGGTTACTCTATATTTCCCATATGGGAATGCTCTATCCACTTGTATGAGTGACTTGCATAAGTGAAACTTTTCAATGCATGACTTGAAAGTTATACCAACCTtttgaaatacattttttattacactAACTCTTCGCCATACTCATCTTCCACTTAAAGTTAAGAACGAACTATGTCATGGTTTTCATCAATATGGGCAATTTGTGGAATATTTCCAATTATTATAAACACTTTTATTGTCTGTTGATTTACCAACAATATGATGTCTAAGGAGAACCATATGAACAAAAACCATCATGAAAAAACTTAGGATATAACAAACATCACTTGATACTtatacatttaaataatttaattatccAAACATAAATAGCATAAATATTGttgcaaataaaataatagaaacatAATATACTAAAAATCATTGGTTCTCATGACATTATTATTCACATATGAAAAATCTTATTGCCATGATAAGTTGTCCTTTATGCTAGAACAAAAAACATGTCCACATTGGATCAACTAACACGTTAATTATGTATGCACTGATTATTATGACTTAACTATTAACGTGTGGAAAATCTTGTGACAGTGCAAAGCCTCATTTGTGGTAGAAAAATGTTGAACTGATGTGTATATATTCAATGCATTGATTACACTAGCATTACTATTCATGGGTGAGGAATCTTATAACAATGCAAAAACATGTTAGAATGCATGGCCAAAACAAGAgggagtgaattgttttcacaagattttcgcaaaggtTGGAAGTTTAGTGAAAAGTTTTGTAAAAccaatcaattgattttttgtTCAACTGGATAAAATACCAGATTTCTAGCTTTTAtggaaaatcaaccagttgttttatcaaaacaatttataccagaaaacaaagaacaaaatataaagtagtatGTCAGAATAGAGAAAGAGAGATTCACGCAAagaaatttatactggttcacttttaacccaaaagctacatccagttcttagctaaccactgagaattcattatgcaatcaaaactagattacaaaacacactaagaatgttgatcttgaacctctcaagaacacacaacgcTCTTGATCAACAACATAGTTTCCATAAACCCTTTATGAAATTGACTAACACACAATTACAGTATTCAAAGAAGGAAATAGAATACACATGAGCTTTACAAAGCAGTAGTACAAATGAATAAAAAACCTAAATCGTACTTCACACAAGcaatgatccaaaagctcttaTCTTCTCTTAAAGACGTTTTTAATAAAATCTCTTTGTTATCCATTTGAAAAGACCACATAACAGTCTTTATATAGACTCAAAGAATTGGTTAAACATATTAGATTATTAGtaaaaaatagttagaaatatttaaaaatagtttggagcttataaaaaaaatttgttaaaaaaacaaCTAACTGATTGATTTATTTTCCTATTAAGAACttcacataaaataataatgattttatcaaaataaaaaaaaaacaaaactttttaaaaaccTTAAAAAACACTAAGTATAATAAACCAATTGTTTCAACAAATCAACTATACACGTATTTTCAACAAGAATTATGATGCTCCAACAAATATACACCTCAGCATAATTGTTTAGAAAGTCATATAAGTACTAAGTTATACACCTAAAAAAACATAATGTAAAACTTCTTATTCGAATTTATGATGACAAGATCGTACACGAATCAATTAACTTGAAAATTAAGGGCAATATAATTTAGTGTTAAGttaatgcaaaaaaatattattactattagatatgaaaaaaaaaaaatcattacatGACATGTTAATGGTGCTTCAACATTTGTCTACTTCATGTCATATCCATTATTTTTGTTTGTGTTACATCAAAGTTTCATTTCAATTATTAATGtacaattattttagtttctcttCTCTAAATGATAAAGTACAAAAGTTACTTCTATTAATCATAGTAAATTAtcttattatctttaatttatcaaattattttttatagaacaaaaatttaacaaaacttaatattactttaatgtaagtatttgttttaatatattgcttttaatttacattaaattattaaatttattaattcttaatcatttaaaatttaattaataacattgattattaatataataatggttatcctttttaaatttcattaatttattaataatagaataacttattaattatttaattaacatctcttaaatgatttaataattatgtaaaataacttaaaatatgaattatttttaactcacaaatatttattctataacaatttttttaatttaatatataattaatacaaGTTATCCATATATTATACAATTATATTAGtaaatgtatttaaatagtCGAAATATTTAATAGGGTTATAATATGAATTattaatacaattatttttaattaaatttcattttaataacaTTACTAACTtagtttaatataatattacaatttatatatataattgtatatattatataaataacttaacaaatttgcttaatttttaatataattatttatttattgtttataaattttgttattaaaaattaattttaatatcaataatttttttaatttctaaaacaatatctaatttaattaacataatattatttttttattaatgatttttattCTTACAACTTTTCTTgaatttatgtttaaaaaatgaaaaatctgGCCAAAATTCAGTTTCCTACCTATGTAAAGTAAAGCGTGCTAAGTAAGTAAAAGAAGATCTCTAAACTTATCATGTGATTCAAGAAGAAGTTGACACTCTAACAAATTTCCATTCTCGTTTTAAAACCcattttattagttttatattcaataatttaatttaaattaaattaaataacttaatattattattattattattattatttatagttgTCATAAGAATGTAGCAGTGGTGCAAAACATGTATATATCCCTTCCAAGAACTAGAGAACAAAAGTCtttaaaaatcttttcaatGGTCTCTCCAAGTCTATTTATATCAATGAATCTCAtaattggagagagagagaagagcaGAAGAAAGTTTTGGTCAGGGAAGAATAACCCACGCTACACTCACTTCACTTTCTAGTTAGGGAGAAAGGAACCTCTAGTTTTCTCATTGTAAGTGGAGAAAGCTCAAAAACACAACAACATACTGCTGCTCTTGTTCAtcgtgatgatgatgatgatgatgagagAGAAAGgatcaacaaaaacaaaaagagaTTTCAAAGCAACATAATAGGTTGTTCTTGTATTTTTCCACTGCTCACTGCCCCTCTTTCTCTGCCCTTTTTCTGAACCATTCAGATTTCAGAACCCCATTTTTCCATTCTCTCTCTTCAATCAACCCTTCTCTTCCTTCAAACACCAGAGTTAGTGACATTAGCACAAGATGGATAAACCAGAACCAGACACACACACAAGTGCTGAAACCTCTCACTTGTTCCATTACACTCTTCTGAAAAGCTTCTACTTTCCCCTTCTGTAACACTTGCAGAGACCCCACCTTCAACAAATACCCCCACATACATAGATTTTCCTTCCAAAACCCTCAGAAGATCTAACAACCTTTTCTCAAGTCAGACAATCATAACCACCTTCTTACTTGTCATCGCACAAATAAACTCATGTATGTCTTCTTCTTTTACTTCTTGTTAGTTATTTTCTATGACAAACAAAACATGTCTATATTTATATTCGCATATTTTACATCAGAGCGTGTGAATCAACTGATACAGAATTGTTACACTGATCCTTTCTGATTCCAACAGGATTGTCGATAAAAACGACAACTTTCATTCATGGCTACTACAAGGAGGTTACACCGTTCCAACAAAATTGTCTGATGAAAGAAAATACACTTTCAATGCTGAATACTACTTGGATGTTACACTGATCTATCTGATTTGAACAGAATTCTAAACTCACACCTTCAGTTGTGGCTACTACAAGGAGGTTCCCTTCGGATACCGGTGCCTTTGTCGACTGGTCAGCGACGCCTTCCTCCGTCTCCGGCCGCGGGGACGACCTCTCTCTCGGCTTCAATGCAACCCCCGTCGCCGGACACGGCGGCGCATCCATGTGGCCCGGGGTGTCGAGGTCATTCAACCACAACCTTTCACCTCACCACGACATCTTCGTGGTGGCGCCCGCGTCGTCgttccaccaccaccaccacaacGACGCTGTCTTGTCCGATCCAAGCAACAACAGTTCCAACGGAACTGCACTCGGCGTCAACGTCTTCCCTCTCCTCACCGCCACGCCATGCCTCACTCCCGAGAGCGAGGGCATAATGGGAAACATCAATAACCACCGTAACAGAATTCAGCTATGGCAACCACAGGAATCACCACAACACCAACACGCCGACGGCGTCTTGGCGAGTAACCACCGTGGCAGAATTCAGTTATGGCAAGAGCACGACGAGTCTCCGCCGCAGCAGCAGCAACATCCGAACGCGCACGTGCACGAGCGTGAGGGGAGTGGGAGTGGAAGCGGCACGAGCACGTGCCAGGACTGTGGAAACCAGGCGAAAAAGGATTGCAGTCACAGGAGGTGCAGGACGTGCTGCAAGAGTAGGGGTTTCGATTGCGTCACGCACGTGAAGAGCACATGGGTGCCGGCGGCGCGGCGGAGGGAGCGACAGCTCATGACGGTGACAGCAGCGGTTGGGTCCAGTGGGTCCACTTCCGTCACCAAGAAACCTAGGCTCGTGCCTTCCCAGACCACAACCACTTCGCACACTTCCACGTCTAATAACACCACCACTCCTCCTAGGAGTTTCGACACTGGTTCTAGCCACCAAGGTTTGTTTGTGTCTCAAATGTGTTAAAAAATACACTCTTTCTTTCAGTAATCCATTCTACTCCTTAAATTTCAGGGCTTTTGTATTGAGTTTTCCTTCAAATTCATTCAATTATTGACCTAAAAGACTACTATACCACAGTTCTTGCATCTTTCTAGCTACTACTAGTACAGTTATATTCTCcaagaaaaaacataaattatgttatctttctcttttgaaacattggagaaaaaataaacaatttcttttcattacaAAAGTTTGTTCAAGAGTTTTTTTTGAAGTTTTAGTTTGGTAATAATCTGAAGTTAATGCAAACTTCATTGACATATTCATCTGTTTGAAACTCTAGCTGTTATAGAATAATATATATCAATCATACAAAAGTTCATCCTAACAGGATCCTATGTTTGTGATAAGAGTTATTCTTGCCTGGATATCCTGGCCATTGTTTGTGTGTTTCCTCTGAATAGATATTAAATAATTCGTTGTTTTATACGCGTTTGtattgttttcttattttattttagatgtTCATAAGGTTTTCATGTACGGAAACTTAGTATGGTAATCTATATTTTCTATTAATGTCTGACagttttgaaataattttagaaacacaaaaaatatcttttaacaACACACAATCATTTCCTTACAAAATAAGATAAGATAAACCAAAAATGTGCCTTTAGTATGGGAGCAATGATTGTATTATAGTGCTATTATAATATAAGAATGTTGTTGTTGTTATAACTTCATTCAATGTTTTTGATGGGTTAATTGGGATTGATGTGTGGAACTGAGTAGGGTTTGTTGGGTGCAGATGTGAGTTTCAAGGAGTCACTACCTTGCCAAGTGCGTGCACCTGCAGAGTTCAAGTGTGTTCGTGTGACTGCAGTGGATGATGGGGATGACGAGTATGCCTATCAAGCTGTGGTGAAAATTGG
Proteins encoded in this region:
- the LOC137831115 gene encoding protein LATERAL ROOT PRIMORDIUM 1-like encodes the protein MWPGVSRSFNHNLSPHHDIFVVAPASSFHHHHHNDAVLSDPSNNSSNGTALGVNVFPLLTATPCLTPESEGIMGNINNHRNRIQLWQPQESPQHQHADGVLASNHRGRIQLWQEHDESPPQQQQHPNAHVHEREGSGSGSGTSTCQDCGNQAKKDCSHRRCRTCCKSRGFDCVTHVKSTWVPAARRRERQLMTVTAAVGSSGSTSVTKKPRLVPSQTTTTSHTSTSNNTTTPPRSFDTGSSHQDVSFKESLPCQVRAPAEFKCVRVTAVDDGDDEYAYQAVVKIGGHVFKGFLYDQGVEDKSEYPNLSELHLGGGGNVASGSDGGGRNGVSSSSPMVDPSDVYAASGGVLLGGSSNYDRWITEEPHHVKRIVYVLN